The following proteins come from a genomic window of Anaerobutyricum hallii:
- a CDS encoding DMT family transporter, whose protein sequence is MFGIIAALLSGALMSIQGVFNTEVTKQTGTWLTNSFVQCTGFLVCLIIWFFKERKKNPPIEILTVEPKYYLLGGVIGAFITFTVIAGMSALGPAKAVMLIVAAQLIVAYLIEVFGIFGVEKSGFDWMKLLGTGLFLAGIILFKARE, encoded by the coding sequence ATGTTTGGAATTATTGCAGCGCTGCTATCCGGAGCGCTTATGAGTATTCAGGGAGTTTTTAACACAGAAGTAACGAAGCAGACAGGGACATGGCTTACCAATTCTTTTGTGCAGTGTACGGGTTTTCTTGTCTGTCTTATTATATGGTTTTTTAAAGAAAGAAAAAAGAATCCGCCAATAGAAATTTTGACAGTAGAACCGAAATATTATCTTTTAGGAGGGGTTATAGGGGCATTTATTACATTTACTGTAATTGCAGGGATGTCAGCGTTAGGACCGGCAAAAGCAGTGATGCTTATTGTGGCGGCACAGCTTATTGTGGCATATCTTATTGAAGTATTCGGAATCTTTGGAGTGGAAAAAAGTGGATTTGATTGGATGAAATTATTAGGAACGGGACTGTTTCTTGCAGGAATCATTCTATTTAAAGCAAGAGAGTAA
- the argC gene encoding N-acetyl-gamma-glutamyl-phosphate reductase, with the protein MIRAGIIGSTGYAGQELVRILLGHKDVEIKWYGSRSYIDQAYASVFQNMFQLVPDICKGEDLEQLCEEVDVVFTATPQGLCSSLVSENVLSKVKIIDLSADFRIKDVDTYEKWYGIKHQSPQFIEEAVYGLCEVNRDKIKNARLIANPGCYPTCSFLSIYPLAKAGLIDMKSVIVDAKSGTSGAGRGAKVANLYCEVNESIKAYGVATHRHTPEIEEQLSYASGQEAVINFTPHLVPMNRGILVTAYANLVKDVTEEELRKIYEDAYKDEQFVRFLNAGVCPETRWVEGSNYVDVNVKLDERTHRVIMMGAMDNLVKGAAGQAVQNMNLLFGLPETEGLLMPPVFP; encoded by the coding sequence ATGATAAGAGCTGGTATTATTGGTTCGACAGGATATGCAGGACAGGAGCTTGTCCGCATTTTACTTGGACATAAAGATGTAGAGATTAAGTGGTATGGTTCTAGAAGTTATATAGATCAGGCATATGCGAGTGTATTTCAGAATATGTTCCAGCTGGTGCCGGATATTTGTAAAGGAGAAGATTTAGAGCAGCTTTGTGAGGAGGTTGATGTTGTATTTACGGCTACTCCGCAGGGGCTTTGTTCTTCTTTAGTAAGTGAGAATGTATTATCTAAGGTAAAGATTATTGATCTGAGCGCTGATTTCCGTATTAAAGATGTAGACACATATGAGAAGTGGTATGGAATCAAACATCAGAGTCCACAGTTTATTGAAGAAGCTGTTTATGGGCTTTGTGAAGTGAACAGAGATAAGATTAAGAATGCCAGATTGATCGCAAATCCAGGATGTTATCCGACCTGTTCTTTCCTTTCTATTTATCCGTTAGCTAAGGCAGGGCTTATTGATATGAAGTCAGTGATCGTAGATGCAAAGTCTGGAACATCTGGAGCTGGAAGAGGAGCTAAGGTTGCGAATCTTTACTGTGAGGTTAATGAGAGTATTAAGGCGTATGGTGTAGCAACACATCGTCATACACCGGAGATTGAGGAGCAGTTATCTTATGCATCCGGACAGGAAGCGGTTATTAACTTTACGCCACATCTTGTTCCGATGAACAGAGGTATTTTAGTAACAGCTTATGCAAATCTGGTTAAGGATGTTACGGAAGAAGAGCTTCGTAAGATTTATGAAGATGCATATAAAGATGAACAGTTTGTACGTTTCTTAAATGCAGGTGTATGTCCGGAAACCCGCTGGGTAGAGGGAAGTAATTATGTAGATGTCAATGTGAAGTTAGATGAGAGAACACATCGTGTCATTATGATGGGTGCGATGGATAATCTTGTAAAAGGTGCAGCCGGACAGGCTGTGCAGAATATGAATTTATTATTTGGTCTGCCGGAAACAGAAGGACTTTTAATGCCTCCTGTATTCCCATAA
- a CDS encoding argininosuccinate synthase, with amino-acid sequence MSKEKVVLAYSGGLDTTAIIPWLKETYNYDVICCCVDCGQGEELDGLEERALYSGASKLYIEDITDDFCENYIMPCVQADAVYENKYLLGTSMARPGIAAKLVEIARKENAVAICHGATGKGNDQIRFELGIKALAPDLKIIAPWRDDKWQMDSRDAEIEYCKAHDIHLPFSVDNSYSRDRNLWHISHEGLELEDPACEPNYDHLLVLGVSPEKAPDEPEYLTMTFEAGVPKTINGEEMKVADIIRKLNELGGKHGIGIVDIVENRVVGMKSRGVYETPGGTILMEAHRQLEELVLDRDTMAVKKDMGNKLAQVVYEGKWFTPLREAIQAFVESTQKYVTGEVKFKLYKGNIIKAGTTSPYSLYSETLASFTTGDQYDHHDAEGFITLFGLPLKVRAMRMQELEKNHSK; translated from the coding sequence ATGAGTAAAGAAAAAGTAGTTTTAGCCTATTCCGGTGGTCTTGATACTACCGCAATTATCCCTTGGTTAAAAGAAACATATAATTATGATGTAATTTGCTGCTGCGTTGACTGTGGACAGGGCGAAGAACTTGACGGATTAGAAGAACGTGCTCTCTACTCCGGTGCTTCTAAGTTATATATAGAAGATATTACAGACGATTTCTGTGAAAACTACATTATGCCATGCGTACAGGCAGATGCCGTATATGAGAACAAATACCTTCTCGGTACTTCTATGGCACGTCCTGGAATCGCAGCGAAATTAGTTGAGATCGCACGTAAAGAGAATGCCGTTGCAATCTGTCATGGTGCTACCGGTAAAGGTAATGACCAGATTCGTTTTGAACTTGGTATCAAAGCTTTAGCTCCTGACTTAAAGATCATCGCTCCATGGCGTGATGACAAGTGGCAGATGGATTCTCGTGATGCAGAGATTGAATACTGTAAAGCACATGATATTCACCTTCCATTCTCTGTAGATAACAGCTACAGCCGCGACCGTAACTTATGGCATATCAGCCACGAAGGTCTTGAACTTGAAGATCCTGCCTGTGAACCAAACTATGATCACTTATTAGTATTAGGCGTTTCTCCAGAAAAAGCTCCTGATGAACCAGAATATCTTACAATGACTTTTGAAGCCGGCGTTCCTAAAACAATCAACGGCGAAGAAATGAAAGTTGCTGATATCATTCGTAAATTAAACGAATTAGGTGGAAAGCATGGTATCGGTATCGTTGATATCGTAGAGAACCGCGTTGTTGGTATGAAGTCACGTGGTGTTTATGAAACTCCAGGCGGAACAATCCTTATGGAAGCACACCGACAGTTAGAAGAACTCGTACTTGACCGAGATACTATGGCAGTAAAGAAAGACATGGGTAATAAGCTTGCTCAGGTTGTATACGAAGGAAAATGGTTCACACCACTTCGTGAGGCAATCCAGGCATTTGTAGAATCCACACAGAAATATGTAACTGGTGAAGTTAAATTCAAGCTTTACAAAGGTAACATCATCAAAGCTGGAACAACTTCTCCATACAGCCTTTACAGCGAAACACTCGCATCCTTTACAACAGGCGATCAGTACGATCACCACGATGCTGAAGGATTCATCACATTATTCGGTCTTCCATTAAAAGTTCGTGCAATGAGAATGCAGGAATTAGAGAAAAACCACAGTAAATAA
- a CDS encoding response regulator transcription factor — translation MGKKVLVVDDERLIVKGIKFSLVQDDMEVDCAYDGEEALEMAKKTEYDIVLLDVMLPKMDGFEVCQRIREFSNMPIIMLTAKGDDMDKILGLEYGADDYITKPFNILEVKARIKAIMRRSSKRVTEDEKKKVFEKNGLKIDCDSRRVFVEGSEVKLTAKEYDLLELLSFHPNKVYSRENLLNIVWGYDYPGDVRTVDVHIRRLREKIEKNPGEPLYIHTKWGVGYYFQD, via the coding sequence ATGGGAAAAAAAGTGCTGGTTGTCGATGATGAGCGTCTGATTGTAAAGGGAATTAAATTTTCTCTTGTACAGGATGATATGGAAGTTGACTGCGCCTATGATGGGGAAGAAGCCCTTGAGATGGCTAAGAAGACAGAGTACGATATTGTTCTTCTTGATGTGATGCTTCCGAAGATGGATGGGTTTGAAGTCTGCCAGAGGATTCGGGAATTTTCTAATATGCCAATTATCATGCTGACAGCAAAAGGTGATGACATGGACAAGATTCTCGGTCTGGAGTATGGAGCAGATGATTATATTACAAAACCATTTAATATTCTTGAAGTAAAGGCCAGAATTAAGGCCATCATGCGCAGAAGCTCCAAGAGAGTAACAGAAGATGAGAAGAAGAAAGTATTTGAGAAGAATGGATTGAAGATAGATTGCGACAGCAGAAGAGTATTTGTTGAGGGAAGTGAAGTGAAACTTACCGCCAAAGAATATGATTTGTTAGAACTTCTTTCTTTCCATCCTAACAAAGTTTACAGCAGAGAGAATCTGCTCAATATTGTATGGGGGTATGATTATCCGGGGGATGTTCGTACAGTGGACGTACATATCCGAAGGCTTCGTGAAAAGATCGAAAAGAATCCGGGTGAGCCGCTTTATATTCATACAAAATGGGGGGTAGGATACTATTTCCAAGATTAG
- a CDS encoding helix-turn-helix domain-containing protein: MVEPIKVGRFIAQNRKNLNLTQKELAEKLGVTDRAVSKWENGRSIPDVGIIESLCKELNISIGEFFAGEKIQEKEYKKETEKMLLASLDEKQLYGVQAVIYILEFVSLELLMLPFQLSEKWPSINRINIIYWILAAVVFFCMCYLDKKMPERRLRNSNKWIQGIEAAVGFLWVVFPIASKERMNIFQGMSIGESIAIGLEIIIGFIIVVGVAVIQSKTRKEEWEEENNSKKSD; the protein is encoded by the coding sequence ATGGTTGAGCCAATAAAAGTAGGAAGGTTCATAGCACAAAATCGAAAGAATCTAAATTTGACACAAAAAGAACTGGCAGAAAAATTAGGAGTAACAGACCGGGCGGTTTCAAAGTGGGAAAATGGACGCTCTATACCAGATGTAGGAATTATAGAATCTCTTTGCAAAGAATTGAATATAAGTATTGGCGAATTCTTTGCGGGAGAAAAAATACAGGAAAAAGAATATAAAAAAGAGACAGAAAAAATGTTACTTGCCTCCCTTGATGAAAAACAGCTTTATGGAGTACAGGCAGTAATCTATATTCTCGAATTTGTGAGCTTGGAATTGCTCATGCTGCCATTTCAATTATCTGAAAAATGGCCTTCTATTAATAGAATAAATATAATTTACTGGATCTTGGCAGCAGTAGTTTTTTTCTGTATGTGTTATCTTGATAAAAAAATGCCAGAAAGAAGGTTGCGTAATTCAAATAAATGGATACAGGGAATAGAAGCGGCTGTAGGATTCTTGTGGGTGGTATTTCCAATAGCATCAAAGGAAAGAATGAATATATTTCAAGGTATGAGTATTGGGGAAAGTATTGCAATAGGTCTTGAAATAATCATTGGATTTATTATAGTAGTTGGCGTGGCAGTTATACAATCAAAAACGAGAAAGGAAGAATGGGAAGAAGAAAACAATAGCAAAAAATCTGATTGA
- a CDS encoding recombinase family protein has translation MKKRIGIYHYQYYRGACKLCYRHFIQEMVESYEKCHEVAEEIYGKENCEFLHYTDFGQYDSENTDRPGFRRIMEAIEKKELDVVMCYGLNNITINEELLIKFYKYVRSQGMEFLTADHGRDAMKYIDIYIEKNNL, from the coding sequence ATGAAAAAGAGAATAGGTATTTATCATTATCAATACTATAGAGGGGCCTGCAAACTATGTTACAGACATTTTATTCAAGAGATGGTAGAATCCTATGAAAAATGCCATGAAGTAGCGGAAGAAATCTATGGAAAAGAGAATTGTGAGTTCCTTCATTATACAGATTTTGGACAATATGATTCAGAAAATACAGACAGACCAGGCTTTCGCCGTATCATGGAAGCGATAGAGAAAAAAGAGTTAGATGTAGTGATGTGTTATGGGCTGAATAACATTACGATCAATGAAGAGCTTTTAATTAAGTTCTATAAATATGTTCGCTCACAGGGAATGGAATTTTTAACAGCTGATCATGGAAGAGATGCGATGAAATATATAGATATCTACATCGAGAAAAATAACTTGTGA
- a CDS encoding helix-hairpin-helix domain-containing protein, with the protein MRRSIVRRLISTALGIVMIILSGCSFSVPVREEESIDSTAIVRAERKTEWNTEQTKETEIYVHVCGCVKKPGVYSLHFGARTQEAINAAGGFSEKANQTAWNLAEVLQDGMQIYVPSKDEAKEALNEEQSSQKDLSASQRKDTVNINRASKEDLVTLPGIGESRADAIIARREEKGTFTSIEEIKDVAGIGDGIFNRIKDLITVN; encoded by the coding sequence TTGAGACGGAGTATAGTGAGAAGGTTGATTAGCACAGCACTTGGAATCGTAATGATTATTTTGTCAGGCTGTTCTTTTTCTGTTCCTGTAAGAGAGGAAGAAAGTATAGATTCTACAGCTATTGTAAGGGCAGAAAGAAAGACAGAATGGAATACAGAGCAGACGAAAGAGACAGAGATTTATGTTCACGTCTGTGGATGTGTGAAGAAGCCGGGAGTATATTCGTTACATTTTGGTGCGAGAACGCAGGAGGCGATCAATGCCGCCGGAGGTTTTTCGGAGAAAGCGAATCAGACAGCATGGAATTTGGCGGAAGTTCTTCAGGATGGAATGCAGATTTATGTTCCGTCAAAAGATGAGGCGAAGGAAGCGCTTAATGAAGAGCAATCTTCACAAAAAGATTTGTCAGCTTCCCAAAGAAAAGATACGGTGAACATTAATAGAGCATCGAAAGAGGATCTGGTAACCCTGCCGGGGATTGGAGAATCAAGAGCAGATGCGATTATTGCCCGCCGGGAAGAAAAGGGAACCTTTACTTCCATAGAGGAAATTAAAGATGTCGCTGGAATAGGAGATGGCATTTTTAATCGAATAAAAGATTTAATTACAGTTAACTGA
- the argB gene encoding acetylglutamate kinase codes for MTEMEINNNVDEIMTKANTLIEALPYIRRFNGATIIVKYGGSAMLDDQLKMNVIKDVALLKLVGMRPIIVHGGGKEISKWVKLSGKEPEFYNGLRVTDKDTMNVAEMVLNKVNKELVGLMQKMGVNAVGLCGKDGNMIRVNKKMPDGKDIGFVGEVSTVNTDLLNTLMDNDFIPVIAPIGLDDEFNAYNINADDAACGVAKAMNAEKLVFLTDIEGVFIDPTNKKTLISEMDIKSAKEFIENGVVGGGMLPKLNNCIDAIEQGVSRVHILDGRVAHCLLLEFFTEKGIGTAILKEPLF; via the coding sequence ATGACAGAAATGGAAATCAACAACAATGTAGATGAAATTATGACAAAAGCGAATACGCTGATTGAAGCGTTACCTTATATCCGTCGTTTTAATGGAGCAACAATTATTGTAAAGTATGGTGGAAGTGCCATGCTTGATGATCAGTTAAAAATGAACGTAATTAAAGATGTTGCTTTGCTTAAGTTAGTTGGTATGCGTCCGATCATTGTTCATGGTGGTGGAAAAGAAATCAGTAAGTGGGTAAAACTCAGTGGAAAAGAACCAGAATTTTATAATGGTCTTCGTGTGACAGATAAAGATACCATGAATGTTGCGGAGATGGTTCTTAATAAAGTAAATAAAGAACTTGTTGGTCTGATGCAGAAGATGGGTGTCAATGCGGTAGGTCTTTGTGGTAAAGACGGAAATATGATTCGTGTTAACAAGAAGATGCCAGATGGAAAGGATATCGGATTTGTAGGTGAAGTTTCTACAGTAAATACAGATCTTTTAAATACATTAATGGATAATGATTTTATTCCTGTAATTGCACCAATTGGTCTTGATGATGAATTTAATGCGTACAATATCAACGCAGATGATGCTGCCTGTGGTGTAGCAAAAGCGATGAATGCAGAAAAGTTAGTATTTCTTACAGATATTGAAGGGGTCTTTATTGATCCAACGAATAAAAAGACATTAATTTCTGAGATGGATATTAAATCTGCAAAAGAATTTATTGAGAATGGTGTAGTTGGGGGAGGGATGCTTCCAAAACTCAATAACTGTATTGATGCGATTGAACAGGGCGTTTCAAGAGTACATATCTTAGATGGCCGCGTGGCACATTGCCTTCTTTTGGAGTTCTTTACAGAAAAGGGTATTGGTACTGCTATTTTAAAAGAGCCTCTTTTTTAA
- the argJ gene encoding bifunctional ornithine acetyltransferase/N-acetylglutamate synthase, whose translation MRVIEGGVTAAKGYKAAGLRAGIKAGKTNKDMAMIYSEKEAVCAGTFTKNVVKAAPVFWDRDVVYKEGKAQAVVVNSGIANACTGEEGLANCKKEAQKAGELLNVAPEHVLVASTGVIGAQLVMDVVEKGIEMLVPQLAYGKEAGEDAATAILTTDTCKKEIAVECTLGGKTVTLGGMCKGAGMIHPNMGTMLSFITSDAAIDQKLLQQFLSEIVEDTFNMISVDGDTSTNDTCLVLCNGMAENSVITEENEDAEEFKAALAYVMEYLAKQIAGDGEGCNRLFEVTCNGAATKEDAKIISKAVVCSTLTKAAVFGKDANWGRILCAMGYSGVTFDPGKVDIVLESEEGSLAIVKDGIATDYSEEKATQILSADPVKAILDIHAGEEKATAWGCDLTYEYVKINADYRS comes from the coding sequence ATGAGAGTGATAGAAGGTGGCGTTACTGCCGCAAAGGGATATAAAGCAGCAGGTCTTCGTGCCGGGATTAAGGCAGGAAAGACAAATAAAGATATGGCAATGATTTATTCTGAAAAAGAAGCAGTTTGTGCAGGAACATTTACAAAGAATGTTGTGAAAGCAGCTCCGGTTTTTTGGGATAGAGATGTTGTATATAAGGAAGGAAAGGCACAGGCCGTTGTCGTAAACAGTGGAATTGCGAATGCGTGTACAGGAGAAGAAGGGCTTGCGAATTGTAAGAAAGAAGCACAGAAGGCAGGAGAACTTCTTAACGTAGCACCAGAGCATGTGCTGGTAGCTTCTACCGGAGTAATTGGAGCACAGCTGGTGATGGATGTTGTCGAAAAAGGAATTGAGATGCTGGTTCCACAGCTTGCTTATGGAAAGGAAGCTGGAGAGGATGCCGCAACAGCTATTTTAACAACAGATACCTGCAAGAAAGAAATCGCAGTAGAATGTACGCTCGGCGGAAAGACAGTAACACTTGGCGGTATGTGTAAAGGTGCTGGTATGATTCATCCAAATATGGGAACCATGCTTTCCTTTATTACAAGTGATGCGGCAATTGATCAGAAGCTTTTACAGCAGTTTTTAAGTGAGATTGTAGAGGATACCTTCAATATGATTTCCGTAGATGGAGATACTTCAACGAATGATACCTGCCTTGTACTTTGTAATGGTATGGCAGAGAATTCGGTAATTACAGAAGAGAATGAGGACGCTGAAGAATTTAAGGCAGCACTCGCTTACGTTATGGAATATCTTGCAAAACAGATTGCAGGAGATGGCGAAGGATGTAACCGTCTTTTTGAAGTAACCTGTAATGGGGCTGCAACAAAGGAGGATGCGAAGATTATCAGTAAGGCTGTTGTATGTTCGACTTTAACAAAGGCAGCTGTATTTGGAAAGGATGCTAACTGGGGAAGAATTCTCTGTGCGATGGGATACAGTGGAGTAACATTTGATCCAGGGAAAGTAGATATTGTTTTAGAGAGTGAAGAAGGAAGCCTTGCTATTGTAAAAGATGGTATTGCAACGGATTACAGTGAAGAAAAGGCAACACAGATTCTTTCAGCAGATCCGGTGAAGGCGATTCTCGATATTCATGCCGGAGAGGAAAAAGCAACCGCATGGGGATGCGACCTTACTTACGAATATGTAAAAATTAATGCAGACTACCGTTCATAA
- a CDS encoding aspartate aminotransferase family protein: MTKMQEYMQKGEDYILKTYNRYPVVFEKGDGVCLYDMDGKRYLDFAAGIAVFALGYNNKTYNDALKEQIDKILHTSNLYYNQPAIDAAEKIVKTSKMSKVFFTNSGTEAIEGALKVARKYAYLKDPSKDYEFIAMNHSFHGRSQGALSVTGNAHYQDGFVPVEMRAVFADFNDLDDVKSKITDKTCGIICEVVQGEGGIYPAKKEFLEGLRKLCDEKDILLIFDEVQCGMGRCGSLYAHDLYGVKPDVMALAKALGCGVPVGAFVTNEKASHALVPGDHGTTYGGNPFATAAVCEVFRQFEERDIVSHVNEVGAYLYEKLEEVNNQFAQIKAHRGVGLMQGLEFEKPVGDIIVTALKKGLVIISAGANIIRFVPPLVIEKKDVDEMIAILTETLKENGIQ, translated from the coding sequence ATGACAAAGATGCAGGAATATATGCAAAAGGGAGAAGATTATATTTTAAAAACATATAATCGATATCCGGTTGTATTTGAAAAAGGAGACGGTGTTTGTCTTTATGATATGGATGGAAAGAGATATCTTGATTTTGCAGCAGGTATTGCAGTATTTGCATTAGGATATAATAATAAAACATACAATGATGCATTAAAAGAACAAATTGACAAGATCTTACATACTTCTAATCTTTATTATAATCAACCGGCGATCGATGCCGCAGAGAAAATCGTTAAGACTTCAAAAATGTCTAAAGTATTCTTTACAAACAGCGGTACAGAAGCGATTGAGGGTGCTTTAAAAGTGGCAAGAAAGTATGCTTATTTAAAAGATCCTTCCAAAGACTATGAATTTATTGCTATGAATCATTCTTTTCATGGAAGAAGTCAGGGAGCATTATCTGTAACAGGCAATGCACATTATCAGGATGGTTTTGTACCGGTAGAAATGCGTGCAGTATTTGCAGATTTTAACGATCTTGATGATGTAAAGTCTAAGATTACTGATAAGACATGCGGTATTATCTGTGAGGTTGTTCAGGGTGAAGGCGGAATTTATCCAGCAAAGAAAGAGTTTTTAGAAGGACTTAGAAAACTTTGCGATGAGAAAGATATCCTGCTTATATTTGATGAAGTACAGTGTGGTATGGGAAGATGCGGTTCTTTGTATGCTCATGATCTTTATGGAGTGAAACCGGATGTTATGGCACTTGCCAAAGCACTTGGCTGTGGTGTTCCGGTAGGAGCTTTTGTAACAAATGAGAAAGCTTCTCATGCCTTAGTGCCAGGAGATCATGGAACAACTTACGGTGGAAATCCATTTGCAACAGCAGCGGTGTGTGAAGTATTCCGTCAGTTTGAAGAAAGGGATATCGTATCTCACGTGAATGAAGTGGGAGCCTATTTATATGAAAAGCTTGAAGAAGTGAATAATCAGTTTGCACAGATTAAAGCACATCGTGGTGTTGGTCTGATGCAGGGACTTGAATTTGAAAAACCTGTTGGGGATATTATTGTTACTGCTTTGAAAAAGGGTCTGGTTATTATTTCAGCAGGAGCCAATATTATTCGTTTTGTTCCGCCGCTGGTTATTGAGAAGAAAGATGTGGATGAAATGATTGCCATTCTTACGGAAACATTGAAAGAGAATGGAATTCAGTAA
- a CDS encoding DUF4160 domain-containing protein, with product MPQLLRIGPYSIYFWSNEGDPLEPIHVHISEGRAKSTATKIWITSTGNVILSNNNSQIPERILKKLMRMIAANSDDIINEWINRFGEIKYFC from the coding sequence ATGCCGCAACTTCTTAGAATTGGACCATACAGTATTTATTTTTGGTCTAATGAAGGTGACCCGTTAGAACCTATTCATGTCCATATATCTGAAGGGCGAGCTAAATCCACCGCAACAAAAATTTGGATTACCAGCACTGGGAATGTAATTCTTTCTAATAATAATTCACAGATTCCTGAAAGAATATTAAAAAAATTAATGCGGATGATAGCTGCAAACAGTGATGATATCATAAACGAATGGATTAACCGTTTTGGTGAAATAAAATATTTTTGTTAA